The stretch of DNA CCCTATTGCTGTTGAAGACACAATTGAAGAGTTGTATGTTGTGCCTATTGCTGTTGTAGAGCCAGGTCAAGAGTCTGCATATATTAACACACAACAGAGCATGAATTTGAAGAAAGCAAAGGGCAAAGAGAAAGTACAGGAAGATGTTGGCCCCTCTGATGATGAAGTGTTTGTTGATTTGAACTGCTGTGAGGAGGAAGATGAAATCATTGAGGAGGAAGAGCATGACATAGGTAATGAGGAGGAAGATGAAATCATTGAGAAGCTGAAGCagaaaaggaaacaaagagaggATCCTATGCATCACTTTGAAGGAGACACAGAAGTGGAAGAGATGTGTCCAGAGGCAGAGGACTCAGACACAGAACCTGAGACACCTCTTCCTCAAACATTCAAGAAAGTAGGCAAAGCAGGCCCCACTACAAGATCACACCATGAAGCTGACATTGAGGTAATTCCTGATTTCATTCCATCTGATGATTCTGCTTGTTTCCCTGGGGACTATGGCATTAGTGATTCAGATGATGAGTCAGGTCTACCACTCCCTTGTGGAAGGAAGAGTCAAGCCAAGAGGGCCAGGACTAGGATCTGGTATGATGAGAGCAAGCCAGATGCTCATGACCAACTTTGCTTGAGTATGTGCTTCACTGATGTGTATCAATTTAGAAGAGCACTTAGGAATTTTCATATCAGAATCCTTAGAAATTTCCAGTACCATAGGAACTGCAAGGATAGGATCATTGTGCATTGCACAGAAAGGGACAATGGGTGTCCTTTTTTCATGACTGCATCCACAATTGCTCATGAGAAGACATTCTACATCAAGAAGATGCAGTTGTTGCACACTTGTGGTGCACATGGAGAAAAAACCAAAGTGACAGTTGACTGGATGGCCAGAACATGTGAGCAGCAACTGAGAGATAATCCAAGGGCTGGTGTTGATGCAATTTTAAAAAGAACAAAGACTAAGTATGGGCTGGAAGTGCCAAAGACCAAGGCCTACAGGGCAAGGTCATTGGCCATTGAAGTGGTGGAAGGTGACATGAAGGGACAATACACAAGGTTTAGGGATTATCTTCAAGCTGTGCTTGATACCAACCCTGGGAGCAGATGCATTGTGACTACCAGAGAGCTTGAGCTCCATCCTAGCCCAAATCCTAGGTTCCACTACATGTTCTACTGTCTGAATGCTTCAAAAGAAGGCTTCTTGAATGGGTGTAGGCCCTTTATAGGTATTATATGTATTCCAAATTACTCCAATTCATTGCCCATATCTTGTACTTAATAATGCACTGATTTCACTACCCAATGCTTTAATACATGTTTAGATGGTTGCTTTATCAAGCTTTCTACTGGGCAACAGATACTTGCAGCCACTGGTAGGGATGGGAATAACAACATATTCCCTATTGCAATTGGTATTGTTGATAAGGAGGACAAGGAAAGTTGGACTTGGTTTCTTAGACAATTAAGAGCTTGCATTGGAGAGGGGAACAAGTGGGGCACATACACAATCATCTCTGATAGACAAAAGGTATATTTTTCATTTCACAATTGAATAAGCAATTTCTAGAAATAATAATTTGTTATACTTGCTGCAATTGtgaagtaatatgattaataATTTTTAATACTTGCTGCAATTATGAAGTTATATGATTAATAATCTATATAATGACTTAAACAGGGGCTGTTGAATGCAATTCAAGCTGTATTCCCACACTCACCTCAAAGATATTGTCTTAGACATATCTATGCAAATTTCCAGTTGGCTGGCTTCAGAAGTGAGGAGTTGAAGAAGCATATGGACAATGCTGCATATTCATACACCAAGAATGGTTTTGAGGTTGCAATGAATGAACTGAGAAAGGAGGTTGAGAACTTGTTTGTGTTACCATGCTAAGTTTGAGAACTTGTATGGATGATAACTCTTATGGTTGAGAACATGTTTGTTTCATCAACAATTTACTTGTTTGATTTTATGCTTTTTGCTATTCTATGAGATTTTGGCATTTGATGGTTAGTTTGGAGTGGTGGTTTTGTCGAGTCCGAGCCACCCTAAAGCCTAAATGCAAGGTTGAGTGTCTTTGTCGAGCCAAAGCCACCTTGAAGACTAAATGGTGGTTTCGGTGGTTTAGGGTGGTTTTGTCGAGCCCAAGCCACCCTAAAGCCTAAATGAGCCTAAATGATAGGTTTAGGGTGTTTTTGTCGAGCCCAAGCCACCTTGAAGATTTAATGGTGGTTTGGGTGGTTTTGTCGAGCCCAAGCCACCATACAACCTAAATGATAGGTTTAGGGTGGCTTTGTCGAGCCCAAGCCACCCTAAAGCCTAAATGATTGTTTTAGTTGGCTTGGGTTAAAATTCAGTTTAGTTAAAATTTAGAGCCAATTAAGGAGGAAAAGGAAAGTTGGACTTGGTTTCTTAGCCAATTAAAAGCCTACCTAACACCATTAATCTATTTCCTACCTACCAGCCACCATTTCTACTATATAAGGCACCcccaattgccacacacaacatTCAAACCCAAACACAATCACTTCTCCTCCCCCCAGCCGCCAGAGCAAACCCTTTAAGAGATGGATCTTGGAGAGGTTGTCGATGAAGAAGAACAGGTGCCCGGGGCCAGGCGTAGAGAGGCAAGAAGGAGGGAGAGAAGGCAACTAGCTCAAGGGATCCTTGCAGCACGCAACCGCAAAGACATGGAGCAGTTCGTGGAGGCATTCCCAGTTGGCTCCAACCCTACTGATGATGATATCATCTACTGGGCAAGGAGGAGGGCCAATTTCCATCCTTCTCAGGTTACTAGGATGAGGTGGAGTAGGATTCTGTACCTAGATGAATGATATGTTAAGTTTCACTGCTCCTAGATCTACCTTGCTATCTATCTATGTATCAAATCAGTTGATGAGTGCAATGTAATAAATCCTAGATGGTGAGTGCACTATGCATATTTTTGGATTATTAGGATTCTGTACCCTATAGGTTAAATGCATATCTTTGTGCTTTATGTGATCAAAAATTTACATCATGTAAGCATTTGCCCAATTTGGCCATGCCTAGTTGGTCTTGACCATTCACCATGTAGTCCAAAGAAGCAGATTCATAATAGCATAGCTCTTACTATAGAAAGCTAACAACATTACATAACTGGGGTAGTTTTGCAGCTAGTCATTACATACATTACATAAATTAACTGGAGGTAGTTTTGCAGATAAACATCACAGTCATTACATAACTAGGGGATTCCCAAAATATACAACCCCAAGGCCAGCTATATTGTTCCAAGGCCACATATTAGCTTAACATAACTGAGGTGATGAACAACATTGTTCACTCATCAAGGATTGACTTGATCTTGGCAAGCTTGTCCTTGTTGCCATGACCAGCTTTCATAAGATCACCCACCAGAAACTCCagcttcttcttctcctctatcaGCCAGTCCCTCTCTTTCTTCATCTCATCCCTCTCCTTCCTTGTGTTCCTAATGATCTCCCCCTGAGACCTAAGAATGCACCTCATCTCCTTCAGCTCCTGAGCCAGCTTCTCCATCTGCTTCATCTTGCCAAAGTCAGCACTATCCTTCTCCTTGCTGATAGCTAGCTTCTCCATGTCCTTGTCCACATCCATCTGCTTCTGCTTGAACTCTTCATCACTCATGACCCTGTTGTTCTGATCTGCCCAATCAAACATCTTGGTGACATCCTCAACCAGCTGACTGTACTGATCCCCAAGTGTATTCAACTGCTTGTTCACCTTGTCTAACTCTTTCTTATACTTAGCATGGTCAATCACTCTGCCACAATTCTCCTCATGAAACATCTCGCATATCTTCTCCAAACATCTTTGCAGAACAGAAGGCCATGGGGCATCAACCCACTGAGCAACTCCACAGTCAATACCATCCTGCATCAAGTATtagaaaataaagatgctaacttcaaaaataaaatagatgAGATATCCAGTGATTCAGTCATACTTGCAGATACAATAGACATTCAGGAAACTTCAAGTTCAAATCAATGTCCTAAACATGTTTCATTTACTCAATTTACTGACACAAACTGATGCTTGCAAAATCACTGTTAAAAACATGTTTCATCAACTACAGACAGTCCAAAATGACTGAATTTACTGCAGACTAACTACCACTAACACAATTAACTGAATTTACTGACAGCAACTACAGACAGTCCAAATTTACTACATACTAACTACCAAATTTACTGCAAACAGTGCAAATTTACTGCATACAAACTAACATTTGATTGTTGCAACTGCAGATAGTCCAAATTAACTGAATTTACTGTAGACTAACTACCATTAACACAATTAACTGAATCTGCAGACTAACTACCACTGAATTTACTGACCTGAGGAACAGCACATCCATAGAACCTCCTCCCAGTGTCCCTTCCTTCAAATGCAACATATTTCATGCATGGGGCCAAGTGCAGTCTACATGTGATGCTTGCATCTGCAACTCTACCACAGAAGGATGCATCTATAGTGGTGCCAGGGTTCGTCTGCATTGTAGCACACTAGTGAACCGCAGAAAAGATAGGAACTGCTCCAAACATGGTCTCAAATCGAAGAACACTtgaaccctaaccctaaccctaggtgCAAAGCAGATATCTTACCCAGTGCTGCTCCAGATCCATGCCGAGCAGCTCCTCCTCATCGCTGCTCTCCTCTCCATCCTTCCACGACGGCATCTTCTACGGCGGGGAGGGAACCATGCCCCCGGCGGCAGTGAAGAACTCCGGCGGCGGTAACAGGGGACAGAGCAGAGGAGGGAGAGTGAGAGAGTGTGCGAGTGGAGTGGAGTGTGAGCGGCGGGGAGTGGGGGCTCTGTTTTGTACCGCGTGCCCTAACGGCCGTCAACCCACTCGCTGTCTGGCCTCGCCCACGTGGCACCTGACGGGTGGGCCAGCCTAGTCAGAAATCGTGTTAACTACGGCAAACCGGTCATTTGTTTTTATTGAGAAAATTTACAAGTCAAGTGGTGGATTTTTGGGACGCGCAACAAATGTGGTGGCAATTGGATGCTTCAACTTCAAATGTGGTGGTTTTTTGCAATTCACTCTGTATTCACTATGCTCATTCATTGTCAGTTTTACATCTGCATAATGGAAGACATGACAGTTGTACATCCTTGATAGATGAACATGATGTTATCTCATCATTTTATATTTCAAGAGGAGGGTCATAGAAGGAAGGAAAAGTGGGAGGCATGGCAAATAGTTAAAATTCCAAAAGGGTAGATCTAAATCCCAATGCAATTTGTATCTACGATGTCGTCATAGTTGGGTTTCAATTGAAGCCGTAGGTCCTTTGTTACGTGGCTCTAACACTCGGCCATAAAAACTGACCGATGCAACCAAAGGAAGCAATGCTCAAATAGTGCAATGTGTAACATCGCAGGAGAGAGGTGATAATCTACAACAACAAAATAGTAGAAGTCAGAGCTGTATAAAAGCGCTACTTACAAAGAAAATCCAAATTAGTCTTGATAAGAAAACTACAATGGAGTAGGAAATTTTAGGAAAATTGTACATATAGCAAAATATAGGGAGCTGATGCCCCAATGGCATTGCCAGAGGTAAGACAACTATGGTCCAAAACTAGccgaatgcccgtgcgttgccacgaaACAACAAATTTAGGCAATGCTATATCCGAGTGAAGccaaatgcccgtgcgttgccacggaaCAACAAATTTAGGCAATGCTATATCCGAGTGGAGGCTAGTATGCCTCACGGCTCCACAATACAAATCGTATGCATCACTATAGGATAGCTTACACTCTCTTATAATCTTAGACACTGTTCAAAAAATCGTCTGAGTAGCCGAGTAATCGGCCGATTAATCGCTACTCGGCCCTCCACCTTGTAAATTACATGTATTCAGTAGTGTTATTCGGCTTGGGGATTACTCGGCCGATTAATCGGCCTGACAACGATTAATCTGCCGCAGACCGATTAATCACAGGACTCACAGGGGCCGAACTACAAAAAAGTAGCCTCCCTCGTCTCTCTCCTCAATCCTACCCGTGGCACGTGGGTTAGGTTGGGCAGAGCTCCCAGACCTAGCCGCCGCCTGCACTacccaccccgcgccgccgccattCCTCCGCCGCCGGCCAACGGCGGCCCTCCCTCGTCTCCTCACCGCCTTCCCCTCCTCCCCCACCTCCCCGCAtctacccccccccccgcctcACCCGTGGCTGTCGCCTCTCCTCGCCGCCTCCACCTGTCGTTCCTCCGCCACCGGCCAACGGCGGCCCTTCCTCTCCCGCCTCTCCTCGCCACCTCCCGCCTCCCGCATCTACCCCGTCTTTCCTCCTCATCAGTGGCTGTGGAAAGCAAGCAGGTGGCAGCCCTGGCGCCCTCCCTCTCCGGCCTGTACGTGCTTCCTACTCACGTCGGCGACTAGGGCAGCAGCAAGCAGGTGGCCGCCCCTCCCTACTCGGCCCTCCACCTTGTAAATTACATGTATTCAGTAGTGTTATTCGGCTTGGGGATTACTCGGCCGATTAATCGGCCTGACAACGATTAATCTGCCGCAGACCGATTAATCACAGGACTCACAGGGGCCGAACTACAAAAAAGTAGCCTCCCTCGTCTCTCTCCTCAATCCTACCCGTGGCACGTGGGTTAGGTTGGGCAGAGCTCCCAGACCTAGCCGCCGCCTGCACTacccaccccgcgccgccgccattCCTCCGCCGCCGGCCAACGGCGGCCCTCCCTCGTCTCCTCACCGCCTTCCCCTCCTCCCCCCCCTCCCGCAtctacccccccccccgcctcACCCGTGGCTGTCGCCTCTCCTCGCCGCCTCCACCTGTCGTTCCTCCGCCACCGGCCAACGGCGGCCCTTCCTCTCCCGCCTCTCCTCGCCACCTCCCGCCTCCCGCATCTACCCCGTCTTTCCTCCTCATCAGTGGCTGTGGAAAGCAAGCAGGTGGCAGCCCTGGCGCCCTCCCTCTCCGGCCTGTACGTGCTTCCTACTCACGTCGGCGACTAGGGCAGCAGCAAGCAGGTGGCCGCCCCTCCCTCTCCGGCCTGTACGTGCTGCCTACTCACGTCGGCGACTAGGGCAGCAGCAAGCAGGTGGCCGCCCCTCCCTCTCGGCCTCTCCTTGCTCTCTTCACGCCGGCGACTAGGTTGAAGGAGAAGGGGCAGCAACACATCATCATAGCAGCAAGCAGAGGTTGCTGCCACTTCATGTTTGATGAATGATGAATTGATGATTCAAATGATTGCCGTGTAGAATTGTTACAACTGTAGTACTATGTGCAATTGTAATTTATTAATTTCATGCTGTTTGGTGGCTTAATTGTATTAAAATTGTATGTATGCAATTTATTAGTAATTGCCTAGTTGGTAATTGACTTTTGTTGTTTAACACTTTAACTTTAATTATTGCTAACTTGCTGCCCTACTTGATTTGTATTTTGTTTTTTGTATGTAGGAGATGGCTACGTCTAGTGCCGCTTCTGAGGTGGCAAGTTCTCAGTCGCTAAAAAGGAATTCTGATGACATGGCGTGGGAATTCGCCATATTGTGTGATCCAAATGATTTGCAAAGAGTGAAGTGCAAGCTATGTGGAAAAGAAATGTCTGGAGGGGTCAATAGGATGGAGCAACACATAGCACAAATCAGAGGCTCGGTGACAATTTGTATGGTAGCCACTCCAGAACAACAAGCTCGGTGCAAGGAGGCTTTTCATGCCGCAAAGAAGAAGGTGGAAAAGGAAAAGCAAGCACAAGAATTAAGGGCCTCAGTGAACATAGAAGTTGAGGATGATGAAGAGCTTAGTGCACTTGGTAAAGGTGACCCCAAAAATGTCGGGCCTATGGATCAATTTGTGGCGCCGGTTGATCCTAGTGTGCCATTGAAAAAATTCCAACGCAACATCAATGATAGTATCGACAAGGAGAGAAGCTACAAAGTGGGGCAATATTTGTCTAGATGGATGTACAAGAAAAACATACCCTTCAATGCTATCAATGATGATGACTTCAAACAATTTTGTGAAGCCCTTGGTCGTTATGGTCCTGATTGGAGGCAACCTTCACAACATCATATCCGAGAAAAGATGTTGTTGCAGGAGGTGGAAAGGACTAGGGATTTGTTGAAGCCACATGAGGCTGAGAGGGAGATCACCGGGTGCTCTGTCATGACTGATGCTTGGACAGACAAGAAAAGAAGGAGCATCATGAACTTGTGTGTGCATTGTAAGTTGGGGACAGTTTTTCTTGAATCAAAGGAGGCATCGGCTGATGCACACACAAGTCTCTACATCTTCAATTATGTGGATGAATGCATTGAGAAAATTGGTATCAATCTTGAACCTTTTATTTTATCTCGTTCTTTGCTTTTCAAGCTTTCATCATGTATTGATTATTGTGTTTTACCATGATGTTTGTAGGTGCTGATAATGTTGTACAAGTAGTCACGGATAATGCTTCAAACAATATGGGAGCAAAAGGGATGTTGAAAGAAAAAAGGCCGAAGATATTTTGGACCTCATGTGCAACGCACACCCTCAACTTGATGGTAGAAGCGGTTGGTAAATTAAAGCAATTTGGTTCTACAATTACCAAAGCAAAGGAGATGACTATTTTTCTTTATGCACATCATGCAACATTGGCGTTGATGAGGTCTCATACAAAAAAGAGAGACATTGTTAGGCCGGGAGTGACAAGATTTGCTTCGGCATTTCTTACCTTGCAAAGTCTTGCTGCAAAGAAGAAACAACTAAAGGAGATGTGTTGTAGTGATGCTTGGGAACAATGCAAGCATACACGTACAAGGAAAGGAAAGTCGGCTCATGCCACCATAATTAGTAGGACATTTTGGAAGAATGTGTCTCTTTGCATCAAGGTAAGAAAATTAATAATGTTCTTTAATTGTGTCTTGTCATCTTGTGTTATATGTAATATGTTAAATACTAATGTTGTGCTTATCGTATGTTGCAATGCAAGGTTTTTGAGCCATTGGTGAAGGTGCTTCGATTGGCTGATAGTGATGGACAGTCCATGGCCTCTATGTATGGAGAAATAATAGAGGCAAAGAAGGCAATATTGCTTGCGGTTGAAAATTCAGAGAAGGACTATAAGATCATCACAACAGCCATGGAGGGCAAGATGAATGGGAGGTTAGATACGCCATTGCACATGGCCGCATATGCACTGAATCCCTATTATAGTTATGCTACCCCAAGCATATTTGTCGATGTAGAGGTCATGAGTGGATTGATGGAAGTTATTGAGACCTTCTatcatgatgatgatgagaaGCAAAATAAAGCACTTAACGTAGACTTGCCAAGGTTTAAAAATAAGGAGGGCATGTTTGCAAAGTTGGCTGCCTCCAAAGCTATAACGAATGCAAATTTCAATCCCGGTAAGCTTGTTCTCCTACATACTCTTTGTCTTTTTGCATTTTGCATTTCTGAAATTATGGGTTGATGGATTGATGCATAATactttgttttttgttttctcATGTAGGAGAGTGGTGGGCAACTTATGGACTACAAACTCCTACGTTGATGCACATGGCTTTGAGGATACTCAACTTGACCACAAGTTCTTCTGGATGTGAACGGAATTGGAGTGTTTTTGAACAAGTAACTCTTGAATCTCAACTTGTAGTTATTCAAATTTGATATTTAGTTCCTTACTTTATTTATGAACAAATGTGAATGGCTACTTGATTAGGCTTTACTTTGCAATTTTTAGGTGGATGCTAAGAGGAGAAATAAACTAGATGTAAGTCGTAGGGACAATCTAGTTTATATCCAATTCAATGGAAGAATGATGGACAAAAGAAAGAAATGTTCCTCCTCTCGTGATGTTCTCCTTGGTGAAGATGCTTCCATGGAACAAGATTGGATATGTGAAGATGCATATGTTGAGGACGAGGTTGATCCCGACACCACCATTGATGATGAAGTGGGAGCCACCGAGGCTATAGAGCCTCGTAGGAGTGCAAGAGTGAGAGAACTCCATGAagtagaagaatttgttgctgaTGAAGATTCAGAAAATGAGATTGCTTTGGAAGAGGAGATAGAATTTGAGTCTGATAATGATGAGATGATTGAAACAAATGAGGACGAGGATGAGGACGAGGACACAACACAACCTTAATTCTTTGGTTCATGCTATTTAGTATTTACCTAGTAATTTATTTTGGTTGTGGCCTTGTGGGAGAAGGAGAACTTTGTCTATGTGTGTTGTTTGGTATTTTCCTAGTTTGAGTTCTCAACTTGTCATGCAATGCAACTATGCAAGATTTCAAGAATCCATGAATGATATTTTTTTTGTGTTTTATGGTTGAGGACCTTGTTATGTTATGCACTTATGCAAGAAGTCAAGAACTATGATTATTTGTGTTTTATGGCTGTTGTGAATTGTCACCTGTGGACCTTGCTATGTCATACTATCATACATACTTTTGGACCTTGTTATGTTATACTGTCATATCATACATACCTGATACTTGTGGGCCTTGCTATGTCATGTGATACATACTTGTGGACCTTGTTATGTTATGCAAATTCAAGAACTATGATTATTTGTTATTAAGTTACTACAAGTCTTAGAGATAGAGCACATAATGATTGTTGCCATACTTGTTGAATATATCATATTTTAGAGCATTGTTGTCACACACACGTACACTCATTCAACATTTTGCTTTTTTTTGAACTCACATGTCACAACTCACATATGACCTCGGATCAAAATAATCAAAACATAAAAGTTGTTCACCTTGCCGATACGAATAACTTTCATGTTGATTTTTTTTTCATATTAGGTACTTACTCATTCCAGGGCATTTAAATAAATTCTTGCGTGGCCAAAATCTGATCCCAACACTAGGATTCTGAGATTTATAAAAAAACTGACCGATTAATGCTCGACCGATTAATTCCGATTAATCGGCGGATTCACGATTAATCCCTACTCCCTAGTTGACCGAGCAGTTACCGATTACCGATTTCCTGAACATTGATCTTAGAAGAGCATTTTCTCTCCCTCGTCTACCGCTATCCATAATGAATGAATTAGTGAACTGAATGACAATGATGTTGCTTTGTAATATTTTACTAAATCCAGGATTATTTGCCTCTGAAAGGATAGAATTTTGAATAATATTTGAGCAGACACATTATCTCGGAGATAAGATAAAAATCATATGTAAATTCAACATTTAGGATTTTTTTTAAGAGATGATAACACATAGTATTAAAAGAGCACCGAATAACGCACCAATTTTAATAAAATGACAGGCATATACTCATCTGTAGTAGTATCGCTTCCATCAGTATGCAACAATTTTAGGCTAATAAAAGAATATGTAAGGTACATAAGTGCTTGTATAGCAAAATAGAACAAACCTTTTTTGTTTGTAGAACATGACAAGTACATCTTTTTATGTTTCAGAAGAAAGCACTGTACCACCAATATTTATCAGAATTTCCTCATGTTTTATACACAAAAACACAGTCAACAATGGTAGCACATTAACACACAAATCCCTTGCATCCTAAAGCGAGCACAACGTTTGTCATGGTAGGAGAACATCTCAAAGAGAGTTTACGAAGGATGgtaaaaaaatcaaataaataatcAAAGATTGCTATATAGGTAGATGACAAATACCAGTGACACAGATGAATACATTGCCCATAAAGAGAAACCCAGGAAGAGGAAATATACCCCACAAAATCAGTAGAGTAGAATGGCCTCACCACGGGCTCAGGTTAACCTATCTGGAAGCTGTGAGGCTGGCATGATCACCACACAGGCTCATGTTTTATGCAATTTT from Triticum urartu cultivar G1812 chromosome 3, Tu2.1, whole genome shotgun sequence encodes:
- the LOC125547231 gene encoding glutamic acid-rich protein-like — protein: MALRILNLTTSSSGCERNWSVFEQVDAKRRNKLDVSRRDNLVYIQFNGRMMDKRKKCSSSRDVLLGEDASMEQDWICEDAYVEDEVDPDTTIDDEVGATEAIEPRRSARVRELHEVEEFVADEDSENEIALEEEIEFESDNDEMIETNEDEDEDEDTTQP